The Pontibacter pudoricolor genome contains a region encoding:
- the hpf gene encoding ribosome hibernation-promoting factor, HPF/YfiA family, producing the protein MKLQMHSIHFEADTQLTDFIQQKVDKLETFYDRVVEGEVFIKHNNNDGINTKTVEIKLFVPGATLYSEENAPSFEAAADAAVEAMRRQLKKFKQKQMAH; encoded by the coding sequence ATGAAGCTACAGATGCATTCCATCCACTTCGAGGCTGACACTCAGCTTACCGATTTTATCCAGCAGAAAGTAGATAAGCTAGAAACATTTTACGACCGGGTAGTAGAAGGTGAAGTGTTCATTAAACATAACAACAACGACGGCATTAATACCAAAACGGTAGAGATAAAACTGTTCGTGCCGGGCGCTACCCTGTATTCTGAAGAGAATGCTCCATCTTTTGAAGCTGCTGCTGATGCCGCTGTAGAAGCTATGCGCCGCCAGCTTAAAAAATTTAAGCAAAAGCAAATGGCCCACTAA
- the metK gene encoding methionine adenosyltransferase produces MPYLFTSESVSEGHPDKVADQISDALLDEFLKQDPQSKVACETLVTTGLVVLSGEVKSEAYVDVQKVARDVIKRIGYTKSEYMFDADACGVISAIHEQSADINQGVERANPEDQGAGDQGMMFGYATNETDNYMPLALSISHLLLEELAAIRKEGKEMTYLRPDAKSQVTIRYSDNHVPEKIDTIVISTQHDEFVTSENNTPEAKDKAEQQMVAKIKEDVDAILMPRVLKLLPERIQNLFNDDITYHINPTGKFVIGGPHGDTGLTGRKIIVDTYGGKGAHGGGAFSGKDSSKVDRSGAYAARHIAKNLVAAGVADQALVQVAYAIGVAKPVGLYVTTYGSTKVKDANGNVMSDGEIADKVNKLFDMRPYAIVQRFGLQNPIFSETAAYGHMGRMPGKKKVELSVNGHKEVKEFDTFTWEKLDYVDKIKQEFGL; encoded by the coding sequence ATGCCATATTTATTCACTTCTGAGTCAGTGTCAGAAGGACATCCTGATAAAGTAGCGGATCAGATATCTGATGCACTTCTTGATGAATTCTTAAAGCAGGACCCACAGTCTAAAGTTGCCTGCGAAACACTGGTAACCACAGGGCTTGTTGTGCTGAGCGGGGAAGTAAAATCTGAAGCCTATGTAGATGTGCAGAAAGTTGCACGCGACGTTATAAAGCGTATCGGCTATACCAAGTCTGAATATATGTTTGATGCGGATGCCTGCGGCGTTATTTCTGCCATACATGAGCAGTCTGCTGACATTAACCAGGGTGTGGAGCGTGCTAACCCGGAAGACCAGGGAGCAGGCGACCAGGGTATGATGTTTGGTTACGCCACAAACGAAACCGACAATTATATGCCGTTGGCGCTGAGCATTTCGCACCTGTTACTCGAAGAGCTTGCCGCTATCCGTAAGGAAGGCAAAGAAATGACGTACCTGCGCCCGGATGCTAAATCGCAGGTTACGATCCGTTACAGCGATAACCATGTGCCGGAGAAGATCGACACGATCGTGATCTCGACACAGCATGATGAATTTGTTACTTCTGAGAACAATACACCGGAAGCAAAAGACAAAGCAGAGCAGCAGATGGTAGCCAAGATCAAGGAAGATGTAGATGCTATCCTGATGCCACGTGTATTAAAATTGTTGCCGGAGCGTATTCAGAACCTTTTTAACGACGATATAACCTACCACATTAACCCGACTGGTAAGTTTGTGATCGGTGGACCGCATGGAGATACTGGCTTAACAGGCCGTAAAATTATAGTTGACACCTATGGTGGTAAAGGTGCGCACGGTGGTGGTGCCTTCTCTGGCAAGGATTCCTCTAAAGTAGACCGCTCTGGAGCTTATGCAGCCCGCCATATAGCTAAAAACCTGGTAGCAGCCGGCGTAGCAGATCAGGCGCTGGTACAGGTTGCTTATGCCATTGGTGTTGCCAAGCCGGTTGGTTTATATGTTACAACGTATGGCTCTACCAAAGTAAAAGATGCTAACGGTAACGTTATGAGCGATGGTGAGATTGCTGATAAAGTGAACAAACTGTTCGACATGCGTCCGTACGCTATAGTTCAGCGTTTTGGTTTGCAGAATCCTATCTTCTCAGAAACAGCCGCTTATGGCCACATGGGCAGAATGCCAGGCAAGAAGAAAGTGGAGCTTTCTGTAAACGGCCACAAAGAAGTAAAAGAGTTTGATACCTTTACATGGGAGAAACTTGATTACGTGGACAAGATCAAACAAGAGTTCGGCTTATAG
- a CDS encoding phosphatase PAP2 family protein, with translation MKSIISLFTIFTLITCSAVAQKNDSPYRTRFAVDAPVIAAGVGLSAYGLSLIQDKEGFTVDEVNALNKNDVNSFDRFSAGYHSDNAKKVSDFPFYGSFAMPFAMMLNKNVGQKAGQVLVLYVETMAVTGTLFTLANGNTERARPMVYSDEVDMSDRTEANAQNSFFAGHTAATAAATFFAAKVFHDFNPDSGARPYVWAAAAAVPATVGYLRLKAGKHFLSDNLIGYAVGAASGILIPQLHKKTNNTGISLAPTVIPTFNGSAAQGANLSYSF, from the coding sequence ATGAAATCCATTATATCCTTATTTACAATATTCACTCTCATTACCTGCTCCGCAGTGGCGCAGAAAAATGACTCGCCTTACAGAACCAGATTTGCGGTAGATGCTCCGGTAATAGCTGCAGGTGTCGGCCTTAGCGCATATGGTCTATCTCTGATTCAGGACAAAGAAGGTTTTACAGTAGATGAAGTGAATGCGCTCAATAAAAATGATGTAAACTCTTTTGACAGGTTTAGTGCTGGTTACCACTCTGATAATGCAAAAAAGGTAAGTGATTTTCCATTTTATGGTTCTTTTGCCATGCCGTTTGCTATGATGCTGAACAAGAATGTCGGGCAGAAAGCAGGACAGGTTTTAGTGCTTTATGTGGAAACTATGGCCGTAACCGGTACCCTTTTTACGTTGGCAAATGGTAATACGGAACGAGCAAGGCCAATGGTTTACAGCGATGAAGTGGACATGAGCGATAGAACAGAAGCCAATGCGCAAAACTCATTCTTTGCCGGGCACACAGCAGCAACTGCTGCAGCTACTTTTTTTGCAGCCAAAGTATTTCACGACTTTAACCCTGATTCAGGGGCAAGGCCGTACGTTTGGGCTGCGGCTGCTGCAGTACCCGCCACAGTTGGCTACCTGCGCCTAAAAGCTGGCAAGCACTTCCTGAGCGATAACCTGATAGGGTATGCAGTTGGAGCAGCTTCCGGCATACTTATTCCGCAATTACATAAAAAGACCAATAACACAGGCATCTCCCTTGCACCTACTGTAATACCAACTTTTAATGGTTCGGCAGCGCAGGGCGCAAACCTTAGCTATTCTTTCTAA
- a CDS encoding RagB/SusD family nutrient uptake outer membrane protein, producing MKRVLYSAFAACLLLLSSCEKEYLETNPTDQVAESEVFTTTSNGWAAINGMHRAMFFQYDAQDQAGQGSVMINMDMLGEDVVNTTTGNGWWISTYRWLTHRNENAGTVTFVYRFYYKLIANANKIIDNIDKTTGPEADKQAIKGQALAYRAWAHHQLVQIFAERYKAGETNSQLGVPVMLTNTIEGQPRETVEDVYAQINSDFDAAISLLPATRSAKSHINVNVAKGMKARVALTMGKWAEAAQLANEARAGATLENFTQMLSGFNDISTPGWIWGSDQIQDQTTYFYSFFAYMSVNFSSTNIRGNPKAINSKLYANISDTDVRKQLWDTTPVAIKDAAGKTVGYDINGVQILPTFTPKAYMNRKFISAGGSGSSIGDVPYMRAAEMYLIEAEALARQGKDDLAAKALYDLVVTRDPDYVISTSTGQTLIDEILIQRRIELWGEGFRFLDLKRTNSALDRTGANHVATVVADLYTVPAGDKQWQWLLPKRELDTNPAAVQNPL from the coding sequence ATGAAAAGAGTTTTATATAGCGCATTTGCAGCGTGCTTACTCCTGCTCTCATCGTGTGAGAAGGAGTATTTAGAGACAAACCCAACAGACCAGGTTGCTGAATCTGAGGTTTTTACAACAACATCGAATGGTTGGGCCGCCATAAATGGTATGCACAGAGCCATGTTCTTCCAGTACGATGCCCAGGACCAGGCTGGTCAGGGTTCAGTAATGATCAACATGGACATGCTTGGAGAGGATGTTGTAAATACAACAACAGGTAATGGCTGGTGGATTAGTACTTATAGATGGCTGACCCACAGAAATGAAAATGCCGGAACTGTAACATTTGTTTACAGATTTTACTATAAGTTGATAGCCAATGCTAACAAAATAATTGACAATATTGATAAGACAACTGGTCCTGAGGCTGATAAGCAGGCAATAAAAGGGCAGGCGTTAGCCTACAGAGCATGGGCACACCACCAGTTAGTTCAGATCTTTGCTGAGCGTTATAAAGCAGGTGAAACAAACAGCCAGCTAGGCGTTCCTGTAATGTTAACCAACACAATTGAAGGACAGCCTCGTGAAACTGTAGAAGATGTTTATGCACAGATAAACAGTGATTTTGATGCTGCTATTTCTTTACTTCCTGCTACACGTAGTGCTAAGTCTCATATCAATGTTAACGTAGCAAAAGGAATGAAAGCACGTGTAGCCTTAACTATGGGTAAGTGGGCTGAAGCTGCACAGTTAGCGAATGAAGCAAGAGCAGGTGCTACTTTAGAGAATTTTACGCAGATGCTGTCAGGGTTTAACGATATAAGTACCCCTGGTTGGATATGGGGTAGTGATCAGATCCAGGATCAGACTACGTATTTCTATTCCTTCTTTGCTTACATGTCTGTAAACTTCAGTTCAACGAATATCAGAGGTAATCCTAAAGCCATCAACTCTAAGTTGTATGCTAATATATCTGATACAGATGTGCGCAAGCAACTTTGGGATACTACACCAGTTGCTATAAAAGATGCAGCAGGTAAAACTGTTGGGTATGATATCAATGGTGTTCAGATTCTGCCAACTTTCACTCCTAAAGCCTATATGAACCGCAAGTTTATATCAGCTGGAGGTTCTGGTAGCAGTATTGGTGACGTTCCTTACATGAGAGCTGCTGAAATGTACCTGATCGAGGCAGAAGCACTTGCCCGTCAAGGTAAGGATGATCTGGCAGCAAAAGCACTTTATGATCTTGTTGTAACTCGTGATCCTGACTATGTTATTTCAACCAGTACAGGTCAGACATTAATTGACGAGATCTTAATTCAGCGTCGTATTGAGCTTTGGGGTGAAGGTTTCAGGTTCCTGGATCTGAAGCGTACTAACAGTGCTTTAGACAGAACTGGCGCTAATCACGTTGCTACAGTTGTCGCTGACCTGTATACAGTACCAGCAGGCGATAAGCAGTGGCAGTGGCTTCTCCCTAAGAGAGAGCTTGATACTAACCCTGCAGCAGTACAAAATCCGCTGTAG
- a CDS encoding SusC/RagA family TonB-linked outer membrane protein has protein sequence MRKFLFFVMLMLSAVLQDAIGQAKTVTGKVSDQQNGLGLPGVSVIVKGTSVGTATTADGTYTLNVPAEGTTLIFRFIGYLPVERAIGNQGTVNVTMAVDEKQLDEVVIVAYGTADKNSFTGSAAQITTEKIAQRPVTNIANAITGQAAGVQTTGASGQPGSGVAIRIRGFGSFNASNDPLYVVDGVPYSGSIANINTEDVENISILKDAASTSLYGARAANGVVMITTKKGKANRSEINFKVSQGYSTRGLEEYERVDAFAYYPLVWEAYRNSLVAGGSTADAANQKASNDVYGILKYNPFNVPNKEIVTTDGKINPNAKLLYGDDLDWANELTRTGNRKDYGLNFSGGADKTDYFVSLGYLNDKGYLIKSDYERFTGRVNVNSQATNWLKTGLNLSGTMTESNQANDASSTGYVNPFYFSRNIGPIYPIYQHDPVTGEYILDAKGNKIYDLGVGRGPGASAGRHVLAETVLNDNLFNRTAVSGRTYGEIKFLKDFKFTTNVSVDVSNYTGLTFENTLVGDGAPAGRASNINTTTTSYTVNQLLNYAKTFDRHYFDVLLGHENYDYTYKYGGGSKQGIIVDGITELVNFTTINSLTSYTDKYRTEGYFGRVNYTFDDKYTLSGSYRKDGSSRFHKDVRWGDFWSVGASWRVDRESFISMPEWLDMLKLRGSYGEVGNDDIGSFYAYQELYNFGPGFNNASQPGFLQASLPSEELLWESSNSYDFGIDFSMLNNRIHGSADYFYRGSDNLLFQVPLPLSSGLLTKNENIGALFNKGIELQVSADVLKINDFTWNIDANWTTLKNEFTKLPGDQKEIINGTKKIMVGRSLYDFWLRDFYGVNPDNGDALYRANVYSDDDKKIKIINGDTLTNDITNAKYHYAGTAIPDFTGGITNTFSYKGLSLSALVTYQVGGQIYDGTYAGLMGAYNEGGAWHKDILNRWQKPGDITDVPRIQAGSQSTSLSSGTSDRWLTDASFFNLRSVTLAYNLPENIASKVFARRVNVYATGENLTLGSKRKGMNVGQSFAGTTSNVYTPAKIVTFGLNVTL, from the coding sequence ATGAGAAAATTTTTATTCTTTGTTATGCTCATGCTTTCTGCAGTTTTGCAGGATGCTATAGGGCAGGCAAAAACGGTAACGGGTAAAGTCTCAGACCAGCAGAATGGCCTGGGCTTACCGGGTGTTTCCGTAATTGTCAAAGGTACATCGGTAGGAACAGCAACTACTGCAGATGGTACTTATACGCTGAATGTTCCTGCAGAAGGAACAACGTTAATTTTCAGGTTTATCGGTTATCTACCTGTTGAACGAGCTATTGGAAATCAGGGTACCGTAAACGTAACTATGGCAGTTGATGAAAAGCAACTGGACGAAGTAGTTATTGTCGCTTACGGTACAGCTGATAAGAACTCATTCACAGGTTCTGCTGCACAGATCACAACGGAGAAGATTGCTCAGAGACCGGTTACTAACATCGCTAACGCCATTACTGGTCAGGCAGCAGGTGTTCAGACAACTGGGGCAAGTGGTCAGCCTGGAAGCGGTGTCGCAATCCGTATTCGTGGTTTCGGATCATTTAACGCAAGCAACGACCCACTTTATGTAGTGGATGGCGTACCTTACTCCGGATCGATTGCAAACATTAATACAGAGGATGTAGAGAACATTTCAATCCTGAAAGATGCTGCTTCAACTTCACTTTACGGTGCAAGAGCTGCTAATGGTGTGGTAATGATCACCACCAAAAAAGGTAAAGCTAACAGAAGTGAGATCAACTTTAAGGTATCCCAGGGTTACTCTACAAGAGGCCTTGAGGAGTACGAGCGAGTTGATGCATTTGCGTATTATCCACTTGTTTGGGAAGCATACAGAAATTCACTGGTTGCCGGTGGTTCAACAGCTGATGCTGCTAACCAAAAAGCTTCTAACGATGTATATGGCATCCTGAAGTATAATCCGTTTAATGTTCCGAACAAAGAGATCGTAACAACAGATGGCAAGATCAATCCCAATGCTAAATTACTATATGGCGATGACCTGGATTGGGCTAATGAATTAACGCGTACAGGTAATCGTAAAGACTATGGTCTTAATTTCTCAGGTGGTGCTGATAAGACAGACTATTTTGTGTCTTTAGGTTATTTAAATGATAAAGGATACCTGATTAAATCTGACTACGAGCGTTTTACAGGTCGTGTAAATGTTAATAGCCAGGCAACTAACTGGTTAAAGACAGGTCTTAACCTATCAGGTACAATGACTGAGTCTAACCAGGCTAACGACGCAAGCAGCACAGGATATGTTAACCCTTTCTACTTCTCTAGAAATATTGGTCCTATATATCCGATTTATCAGCATGACCCGGTTACAGGGGAATATATTCTGGATGCTAAAGGAAATAAAATTTATGACCTGGGCGTAGGACGTGGTCCTGGTGCCAGCGCAGGCAGACATGTACTGGCTGAGACTGTTCTGAATGATAATCTTTTCAACCGTACTGCTGTAAGCGGCAGAACTTATGGTGAAATTAAATTCCTGAAGGATTTTAAATTTACTACTAACGTAAGTGTGGACGTTTCAAACTATACTGGCCTTACTTTCGAAAACACATTAGTTGGTGATGGTGCACCTGCCGGCCGGGCAAGCAATATAAATACCACAACTACAAGCTACACTGTAAACCAGTTACTGAACTACGCAAAAACATTTGACAGACACTACTTTGATGTATTGTTAGGTCATGAGAACTACGACTATACTTACAAATATGGTGGTGGTAGCAAGCAAGGTATTATCGTTGACGGTATTACAGAATTAGTGAACTTTACAACTATAAACAGTTTAACTTCTTACACAGATAAGTATAGAACTGAAGGTTATTTTGGTAGAGTTAACTATACTTTTGATGATAAGTACACCTTATCTGGTTCATACAGAAAAGACGGTTCATCAAGATTTCATAAGGATGTAAGATGGGGCGATTTCTGGTCAGTTGGTGCTTCCTGGAGAGTTGACAGAGAGTCGTTTATCAGTATGCCTGAGTGGTTAGATATGCTTAAACTTAGAGGATCTTATGGCGAAGTTGGTAACGATGATATAGGCAGCTTCTATGCATATCAGGAGCTTTACAACTTTGGCCCTGGATTTAATAATGCGTCTCAACCAGGTTTCCTGCAAGCTAGTTTACCATCAGAAGAATTACTTTGGGAGTCAAGCAATAGCTACGACTTTGGTATTGACTTTAGTATGCTGAACAACAGAATACATGGTTCTGCAGATTATTTCTACAGAGGTTCTGATAACTTGCTTTTCCAGGTTCCACTTCCACTATCTAGTGGCTTGCTGACAAAAAATGAAAACATTGGAGCTCTGTTCAACAAAGGTATAGAGCTACAGGTTTCTGCTGATGTTCTTAAGATCAATGATTTTACCTGGAATATCGATGCTAACTGGACAACTCTGAAGAACGAATTCACAAAGCTGCCTGGTGACCAGAAGGAGATTATAAATGGCACCAAAAAGATTATGGTGGGCCGCTCTTTATATGATTTCTGGTTAAGAGATTTCTATGGTGTTAACCCGGATAATGGTGATGCACTTTACAGAGCTAACGTTTACAGTGATGATGATAAAAAAATTAAGATCATCAACGGCGATACTCTGACTAATGATATTACGAATGCAAAATACCACTATGCAGGTACAGCTATTCCTGATTTCACTGGTGGTATCACTAACACCTTCTCTTACAAAGGGCTGTCTTTATCCGCTTTAGTTACCTATCAGGTAGGTGGCCAGATATATGATGGTACTTATGCCGGCTTAATGGGTGCTTACAATGAAGGGGGTGCATGGCACAAGGATATCCTGAACCGCTGGCAGAAACCAGGTGACATTACAGATGTTCCGAGAATACAGGCTGGTAGCCAGTCAACAAGTTTAAGCTCCGGTACTTCAGACAGATGGTTAACAGATGCTTCTTTCTTTAACCTGAGATCTGTAACATTAGCTTATAACCTGCCAGAAAACATTGCATCTAAAGTGTTTGCTAGGAGAGTAAATGTATACGCAACAGGGGAGAACCTTACACTAGGTTCAAAGAGAAAAGGTATGAATGTGGGCCAAAGCTTTGCAGGTACAACTTCAAACGTGTACACACCGGCGAAGATCGTTACATTCGGATTAAATGTAACCTTATAA
- a CDS encoding prolyl oligopeptidase family serine peptidase — MFFKSKAIVVALFGMLAAGAVQAQTSSSELTIEKIMRDPKWIGTSPSNIFWSEDGKKVYFNWNPDATRKDSLYAVNTKGKEIKKVAAAERRSLPSPYGAYNHAETLKVYEKNGDIFLLDIKSGKVTQVTNTVERESNPNFTFDEREVTFQKDNNLYLWCIANGQLTQLTDFRKGKKQAEGEDKDPQRAWLRNQQLGLLTIVKEREADKAALKKQQKADAPGRPLDIYIDDKQVTSVVLSPDERFITYSLISRPKSAKVAIVPDFVTSSGYTEDINTRTKVGDAQSTYEFFVYDTRRDSTYAISMKDVEGIYDVPTFLLEKNKKATIAKDAADGKTKKAEMRTTVIYGPVWSDNGKNAVVVARSADNKDRWILSLDPATGKLNLLDRQHDDAWINGPGIGYGTGDIGWMPDNESVWFQSEESGYSHLYAVNVKTGKKKALTSGKFEVSDVQLSDDKKHWYFTANKVHPGEQHFYKMPVNGGSMEQLTTQPGAYEVTMSPDEKMLAFRYSYSNKPWELYVMENKKGAKPRQITNSLTEEFKAYKWREPEVISFKAEDGVDVYARLYQPKNAKAKGPAVIFVHGAGYLQNAHKWWSSYFREYMFHNFLVDQGYTVLDIDYRGSAGYGRDVRTGIYQFMGGKDLSDHVDGAKLLVDKYNVDPKKIGIYGGSYGGFITLMAMFTEPDVFAAGAALRSVTDWAHYNHGYTSNILNTPQTDSLAYAKSSPIYYAEGLKGALLICHGMVDTNVHFQDVVRLAQRLIELGKDNWELAVYPVEDHGFTEPASWTDEYKRIYKLFEENLKGK; from the coding sequence ATGTTTTTTAAAAGTAAAGCTATAGTTGTAGCTCTTTTTGGAATGCTGGCAGCCGGCGCCGTGCAGGCACAAACATCATCCAGCGAGTTAACTATAGAGAAGATCATGCGCGATCCGAAATGGATCGGGACCTCGCCAAGTAATATTTTCTGGTCAGAAGATGGAAAGAAAGTTTATTTTAACTGGAATCCGGATGCCACTCGTAAAGACTCGCTTTATGCGGTAAATACCAAAGGGAAAGAAATTAAGAAAGTAGCAGCAGCAGAACGTCGAAGTTTACCATCTCCTTACGGTGCCTACAACCATGCAGAAACACTTAAGGTTTATGAAAAAAACGGCGACATCTTTTTGCTTGATATCAAATCCGGGAAAGTTACCCAGGTGACTAATACAGTAGAGCGTGAGAGCAATCCGAATTTTACGTTTGATGAGCGAGAAGTAACTTTCCAAAAGGATAATAATCTTTATTTGTGGTGTATTGCAAACGGTCAACTAACACAGCTCACTGATTTCAGAAAAGGGAAAAAGCAGGCTGAAGGGGAAGACAAAGACCCGCAGCGTGCCTGGTTACGCAATCAGCAACTGGGTTTGCTAACTATAGTTAAGGAGCGTGAAGCCGATAAAGCTGCTCTTAAGAAACAACAGAAAGCAGATGCTCCTGGCCGCCCATTGGATATATATATTGACGACAAGCAGGTAACTAGCGTTGTTCTCAGCCCTGATGAGCGGTTTATTACTTATAGTTTGATCAGCAGGCCAAAAAGTGCGAAAGTAGCTATAGTTCCGGATTTTGTAACATCATCTGGCTATACCGAAGACATTAACACCCGCACAAAAGTTGGCGACGCACAAAGTACGTATGAGTTCTTTGTTTATGATACCCGTCGTGACTCCACGTATGCAATAAGCATGAAAGATGTGGAAGGTATTTACGATGTGCCAACCTTTCTGTTAGAGAAAAATAAAAAAGCAACTATAGCCAAAGATGCTGCGGATGGCAAAACCAAGAAAGCCGAAATGCGCACCACGGTTATTTACGGCCCGGTGTGGTCCGATAACGGGAAGAATGCCGTAGTTGTAGCCCGCTCTGCTGATAATAAGGATCGCTGGATACTTTCTCTGGATCCTGCTACCGGTAAACTTAACCTGCTGGACCGCCAGCACGATGATGCCTGGATAAACGGACCAGGAATTGGCTATGGCACCGGAGATATCGGCTGGATGCCGGATAACGAATCGGTGTGGTTCCAGTCTGAGGAAAGCGGTTACTCGCATTTGTATGCCGTGAATGTTAAAACAGGCAAGAAAAAAGCCCTGACAAGCGGTAAGTTCGAAGTGTCGGATGTGCAGCTGTCTGATGATAAAAAGCACTGGTATTTTACAGCTAATAAAGTACACCCGGGCGAGCAGCACTTTTATAAAATGCCTGTAAATGGTGGAAGTATGGAGCAGCTCACAACGCAGCCTGGAGCATACGAAGTCACTATGTCGCCGGATGAGAAGATGCTGGCCTTCCGTTACTCTTACAGCAACAAACCGTGGGAACTGTATGTAATGGAGAACAAGAAAGGCGCAAAACCACGACAGATCACCAATTCCCTGACCGAAGAGTTTAAAGCTTACAAATGGCGCGAACCGGAAGTTATCTCTTTTAAAGCAGAAGACGGTGTTGATGTATATGCACGCCTGTACCAACCGAAGAATGCAAAAGCTAAAGGACCAGCTGTAATATTTGTGCATGGCGCTGGTTATTTACAGAATGCGCATAAGTGGTGGAGCAGTTACTTCCGGGAATACATGTTCCATAACTTTTTAGTAGACCAGGGTTATACCGTATTGGATATAGACTATAGAGGCAGTGCCGGATATGGCCGCGATGTGCGTACAGGTATTTACCAGTTTATGGGCGGGAAAGACCTGAGCGACCACGTAGACGGAGCCAAACTGCTTGTCGATAAATATAACGTAGACCCGAAAAAGATCGGCATTTACGGTGGCTCTTATGGTGGCTTTATTACCCTGATGGCCATGTTCACAGAACCGGACGTATTTGCAGCAGGAGCCGCTTTACGTTCCGTTACCGACTGGGCACACTATAATCATGGCTATACTTCCAATATCCTGAATACGCCACAAACCGACAGCCTGGCTTACGCTAAAAGCTCGCCTATCTATTACGCCGAAGGTCTGAAGGGCGCATTGCTTATCTGCCATGGCATGGTTGATACCAACGTTCATTTCCAGGACGTGGTCCGCCTGGCGCAACGCCTGATAGAACTTGGAAAAGATAACTGGGAGCTGGCTGTTTACCCTGTTGAAGACCACGGTTTTACAGAGCCCGCCAGCTGGACCGATGAATACAAGCGTATCTATAAACTGTTTGAAGAGAATCTAAAGGGGAAATAA